A part of Scleropages formosus chromosome 3, fSclFor1.1, whole genome shotgun sequence genomic DNA contains:
- the sec24c gene encoding protein transport protein Sec24C isoform X2, with the protein MNLNQQPHMASPYAPPQPGYQMYPQPGYGAPHPTQQYAPYNGHTSLYQQGAPPAGYSPYSGFATKTYAANVLSDSFSSSPPNLGQGRAPPVSGAPPVSASDSYSQYAQGNVQNGPPSVPSQPQRPPVSQSYAPATVHPGTQPTYHQPYEAPTTSVQQITGHMAGMHIGGPAPNLAGSTYAPPPSSQPMSSAAFTSTGPPNYTPQLASASQPPSSMSMTPGPPPSMYGAPPTSQPSFPGAPTPPQSAFAGVTPAAPPVSQQSFPTGAPMSQPHYSSVPTSSSQPSMGGPVLQQPPFGAVPPASAQSQFPGAAQPPVSQPSPYHSVPPAAAAGFPPPGGATVTAPPRHPGMQGPPFANQSMSAPPASQPNHTGAGMPPGPPIGGVQGPPPQPGLQGFHPQQNGAFGQMRPPQSGYAAPYPGQQNFGIQPPPPAAAPPAQKRLDPDSIPSPIQVIEDDKANKGSEPFITGVRGQVPPLVTTTFQVKDQGNASPRFIRCTAYNMPCTSDMAKQSQVPLAAIIKPLATLPPDEGPLHLVDHGEGGPIRCNRCKAYMCPYMQFIEGGRRFQCSFCSCVTDVPPHYFQHLDHTGRRVDCYERPELHLGSYEFLATVDYCKNNKLPQPPAFIFLIDVSYNAVKSGLVAVVCEELKTLLDHLPRESVDEESRIRVGFVTYNKVLHFYNVKSSLAQPQMMVVSDVSEMFVPLLDGFLVSVGESRVVINSLLDQIPEIFADTRETETVFGPVVQAGLEALKAADCAGKLFIFHSSLPIAEAPGKLKNREDKKLVGTDKEKSLFQPQVSFYGNLAKECVAQGCCVDIFLFPNQFVDVTTLSVVACSTGGSVYKYSHFQAQTDRDRFLNDLRRDVQKPMGFDAVMRVRTSTGIRATDFFGSFYMSNTTDVELAGLDSDKTVTVEFRHDDKLSEDTGAFMQCAVLYTSCSGQRRLRVHNLSVSCCTQLADLYRNCETDAVISYFAKHAYRTVLSSPTKNVRDVLVNQCAQILACYRKNCASPSSAGQLILPECMKLLPVYLNCVLKSDVLQPSAELSLDDRAYLRQLVSCMDVAESHVFFYPRLLPLQKLDVEGDALPVAMRDSEERLSRAGLYLLENGLNLFLWVGSAIPQDLLHNVFGTASFSQIDPNMTSLPVLDNPFSKRIREIIESIRAQRSRYMKLMVVKQDDRLEILFKRFLVEDKNSSGGASYVDFLCHMHKEIRQLLS; encoded by the exons ATgaatttgaaccagcaaccgcACATGGCCTCTCCGTATGCACCCCCACAACCGGGTTACCAGATGTACCCCCAACCCGGCTACGGGGCGCCACACCCCACCCAGCAGTACGCCCCTTACAACGGCCACACCTCTTTGTACCAGCAGGGAGCACCGCCAGCAG GGTATTCTCCTTATTCAGGCTTTGCCACTAAGACTTACGCAGCAAACGTGCTCTCTGACTCATTCTCTTCCTCTCCACCCAACCTAG GTCAAGGTCGAGCTCCTCCAGTTTCAGGGGCTCCTCCGGTCTCGGCTTCTGATTCCTACAGCCAGTACGCCCAGGGGAATGTGCAGAATGGGCCACCGTCTGTGCCCAGCCAGCCTCAAAG GCCTCCGGTATCCCAGTCCTACGCCCCTGCCACGGTGCATCCTGGCACCCAGCCGACATACCACCAGCCCTATGAGGCTCCGACCACAAGCGTGCAACAGATCACTGGTCACATGGCGGGCATGCACATCGGGGGTCCTGCACCAAACCTCGCTGGCTCTACCTACG ctcCACCCCCATCTTCTCAGCCTATGTCTTCCGCTGCTTTCACGTCTACTGGCCCCCCAAACTATACCCCTCAATTGGCCTCCGCCTCTCAGCCTCCTTCAAGCATGAGCATGACACCCGGACCCCCTCCGTCCATGTACGGAGCCCCTCCCACCTCGCAGCCGTCTTTCCCAGGAGCCCCAACACCCCCCCAGTCTGCCTTTGCAGGAGTTACCCCTGCCGCACCCCCCGTTTCACAGCAGTCCTTCCCCACAGGGGCGCCTATGTCACAGCCACACTATTCTTCAGTCCCAACCTCTTCTTCCCAGCCTTCCATGGGTGGGCCAGTTTTGCAGCAACCCCCTTTCGGTGCAGTACCACCTGCATCTGCCCAGTCTCAGTTCCCTGGCGCCGCACAGCCCCCTGTCTCCCAACCGTCGCCTTACCACTCGGTACCTCCTGCCGCAGCAGCAGGCTTCCCTCCTCCAGGGGGCGCCACAGTCACTGCGCCGCCGAGACATCCAGGAATGCAGGGGCCTCCTTTTGCAAACCAGTCTATGTCAGCCCCCCCAGCATCCCAGCCCAACCACACTGGAGCAGGGATGCCCCCTGGACCACCAATAGGGGGTGTACAGGGCCCCCCACCACAGCCAGGCTTGCAAGGCTTTCACCCACAGCAGAATG GTGCATTTGGGCAGATGAGACCCCCACAGTCTGGCTATGCTGCTCCCTATCCAGGGCAGCAGAATTTCGGCatccagcccccaccccccgccgcAGCACCACCTGCCCAAAAACGGCTGGACCCCGACTCGATCCCCAGTCCG ATCCAGGTGATCGAGGACGATAAGGCGAACAAAGGGAGTGAGCCCTTCATCacaggggtcaggggtcaggtGCCGCCCCTTGTCACGACCACCTTCCAGGTCAAAGATCAAG GGAATGCCAGCCCCCGTTTTATCCGATGCACGGCATACAACATGCCCTGCACCTCAGACATGGCCAAGCAGTCCCAGGTGCCCCTTGCTGCCATCATCAAGCCTCTTGCCACGTTACCCCCAGACGAG GGCCCACTACATCTTGTTGACCACGGCGAAGGAGGCCCCATCCGCTGCAACCGCTGCAAGGCCTACATGTGCCCCTACATGCAGTTCATCGAGGGTGGCCGCCGCTTCCAGTGCAGCTTCTGCAGCTGCGTCACTGATG TCCCTCCGCATTACTTCCAGCATTTGGACCATACTGGCCGACGCGTCGACTGCTACGAGCGACCTGAGCTCCATTTGGGCAGCTATGAATTCCTGGCCACCGTAGACTACTGCAAG AACAACAAGCTTCCTCAGCCTCCTGCCTTCATTTTTCTCATCGATGTTTCCTATAATGCGGTGAAGAGTGGTCTGGTTGCTGTGGTCTGTGAGGAGCTGAAGACACTTCTGGACCATCTTCCCAG ggAATCCGTTGACGAGGAGTCCCGCATCAGGGTGGGTTTCGTCACTTACAACAAAGTGCTGCACTTCTACAATGTCAAGAGCTCCCTGGCCCAGCCACAAATGATGGTGGTGTCCGACGTGTCCGAAATGTTTGTCCCCCTGCTGGACGGCTTCCTGGTCAGCGTGGGCGAGTCTCGTGTTGTGATCAACAG TTTGCTGGACCAGATCCCGGAAATATTTGCTGACaccagagagacagagactgtGTTTGGACCCGTGGTCCAGGCAGGTCTGGAGGCCCTCAAG GCAGCTGACTGTGCTGGGAAGCTGTTCATCTTCCACTCCTCACTGCCCATCGCTGAGGCCCCTGGAAAACTGAAGAACAGGGAGGACAAGAAGCTTGTGGGCACTGACAAAGAGAAG TCCCTATTCCAGCCCCAAGTGAGCTTCTATGGCAACTTGGCGAAGGAGTGTGTGGCGCAGGGCTGCTGTGTGGACATTTTCCTGTTCCCCAACCAGTTTGTGGATGTGACTACCCTCAGCGTGGTGGCCTGCTCCACCGGGGGCTCTGTCTACAAGTACTCGCACTTCCAG GCACAGACCGACCGGGACCGGTTTCTCAACGACCTCCGGCGGGATGTTCAAAAGCCAATGGGTTTTGATGCAGTGATGAGGGTGAGAACGAGCACAG GTATCCGCGCCACCGACTTCTTTGGCTCGTTCTACATGAGCAACACCACAGACGTGGAGCTCGCAGGCTTGGACAGCGACAAGACGGTCACGGTGGAGTTCCGACATGACGACAAGCTCAGCGAGGACACGGGAGCCTTCATGCAG TGTGCAGTGCTCTACACGAGCTGTAGCGGGCAGAGGAGGCTGCGGGTCCACAACCTGTCTGTCAGCTGCTGCACCCAGCTGGCTGATCTGTACCGCAACTGCGAGACTGACGCCGTCATCAGCTACTTTGCCAAGCATG CTTACCGCACCGTACTCAGCAGCCCCACCAAAAACGTGAGGGATGTCCTCGTGAATCAGTGCGCGCAGATCCTGGCGTGTTACCGCAAGAACTGCGCCAGCCCGTCGTCGGCAGGACAG CTCATTCTACCCGAGTGCATGAAGCTGCTGCCCGTCTACCTGAACTGCGTACTGAAGAGTGATGTTCTGCAGCCCAGCGCCGAGCTCTCCCTGGACGACCGGGCGTACCTGCGCCAACTGGTCTCCTGCATGGACGTGGCTGAGAGCCATGTCTTCTTCTACCCGCGCTTGCTGCCGCtg CAAAAGCTGGACGTGGAGGGTGATGCCCTGCCGGTGGCAATGCGGGACTCGGAGGAGCGTCTCTCCAGAGCGGGGCTTTACCTGTTGGAGAACGGGCTCAACCTCTTCCTCTGGGTGGGGTCTGCCATCCCGCAGGACCTGCTGCATAATGTCTTCGGCACCGCCTCCTTCTCACAAATCGATCCCAACATG ACAAGCTTGCCGGTCCTGGATAACCCGTTTTCAAAGAGGATCAGAGAAATAATCGAATCCATCCGAGCCCAGCGGTCGCGGTACATGAAG CTGATGGTGGTGAAGCAGGATGACCGGCTGGAGATTCTTTTCAAACGCTTCCTAGTGGAAGACAAGAACAGCAGCGGCGGGGCTTCCTATGTGGACTTCCTGTGTCACATGCACAAGGAGATCCGCCAGCTGCTCAGCTAG
- the sec24c gene encoding protein transport protein Sec24C isoform X1, which translates to MNLNQQPHMASPYAPPQPGYQMYPQPGYGAPHPTQQYAPYNGHTSLYQQGAPPAGYSPYSGFATKTYAANVLSDSFSSSPPNLGQGRAPPVSGAPPVSASDSYSQYAQGNVQNGPPSVPSQPQRPPVSQSYAPATVHPGTQPTYHQPYEAPTTSVQQITGHMAGMHIGGPAPNLAGSTYAPPPSSQPMSSAAFTSTGPPNYTPQLASASQPPSSMSMTPGPPPSMYGAPPTSQPSFPGAPTPPQSAFAGVTPAAPPVSQQSFPTGAPMSQPHYSSVPTSSSQPSMGGPVLQQPPFGAVPPASAQSQFPGAAQPPVSQPSPYHSVPPAAAAGFPPPGGATVTAPPRHPGMQGPPFANQSMSAPPASQPNHTGAGMPPGPPIGGVQGPPPQPGLQGFHPQQNGAFGQMRPPQSGYAAPYPGQQNFGIQPPPPAAAPPAQKRLDPDSIPSPQASETQPVQKTRHRIDPDAIPSPIQVIEDDKANKGSEPFITGVRGQVPPLVTTTFQVKDQGNASPRFIRCTAYNMPCTSDMAKQSQVPLAAIIKPLATLPPDEGPLHLVDHGEGGPIRCNRCKAYMCPYMQFIEGGRRFQCSFCSCVTDVPPHYFQHLDHTGRRVDCYERPELHLGSYEFLATVDYCKNNKLPQPPAFIFLIDVSYNAVKSGLVAVVCEELKTLLDHLPRESVDEESRIRVGFVTYNKVLHFYNVKSSLAQPQMMVVSDVSEMFVPLLDGFLVSVGESRVVINSLLDQIPEIFADTRETETVFGPVVQAGLEALKAADCAGKLFIFHSSLPIAEAPGKLKNREDKKLVGTDKEKSLFQPQVSFYGNLAKECVAQGCCVDIFLFPNQFVDVTTLSVVACSTGGSVYKYSHFQAQTDRDRFLNDLRRDVQKPMGFDAVMRVRTSTGIRATDFFGSFYMSNTTDVELAGLDSDKTVTVEFRHDDKLSEDTGAFMQCAVLYTSCSGQRRLRVHNLSVSCCTQLADLYRNCETDAVISYFAKHAYRTVLSSPTKNVRDVLVNQCAQILACYRKNCASPSSAGQLILPECMKLLPVYLNCVLKSDVLQPSAELSLDDRAYLRQLVSCMDVAESHVFFYPRLLPLQKLDVEGDALPVAMRDSEERLSRAGLYLLENGLNLFLWVGSAIPQDLLHNVFGTASFSQIDPNMTSLPVLDNPFSKRIREIIESIRAQRSRYMKLMVVKQDDRLEILFKRFLVEDKNSSGGASYVDFLCHMHKEIRQLLS; encoded by the exons ATgaatttgaaccagcaaccgcACATGGCCTCTCCGTATGCACCCCCACAACCGGGTTACCAGATGTACCCCCAACCCGGCTACGGGGCGCCACACCCCACCCAGCAGTACGCCCCTTACAACGGCCACACCTCTTTGTACCAGCAGGGAGCACCGCCAGCAG GGTATTCTCCTTATTCAGGCTTTGCCACTAAGACTTACGCAGCAAACGTGCTCTCTGACTCATTCTCTTCCTCTCCACCCAACCTAG GTCAAGGTCGAGCTCCTCCAGTTTCAGGGGCTCCTCCGGTCTCGGCTTCTGATTCCTACAGCCAGTACGCCCAGGGGAATGTGCAGAATGGGCCACCGTCTGTGCCCAGCCAGCCTCAAAG GCCTCCGGTATCCCAGTCCTACGCCCCTGCCACGGTGCATCCTGGCACCCAGCCGACATACCACCAGCCCTATGAGGCTCCGACCACAAGCGTGCAACAGATCACTGGTCACATGGCGGGCATGCACATCGGGGGTCCTGCACCAAACCTCGCTGGCTCTACCTACG ctcCACCCCCATCTTCTCAGCCTATGTCTTCCGCTGCTTTCACGTCTACTGGCCCCCCAAACTATACCCCTCAATTGGCCTCCGCCTCTCAGCCTCCTTCAAGCATGAGCATGACACCCGGACCCCCTCCGTCCATGTACGGAGCCCCTCCCACCTCGCAGCCGTCTTTCCCAGGAGCCCCAACACCCCCCCAGTCTGCCTTTGCAGGAGTTACCCCTGCCGCACCCCCCGTTTCACAGCAGTCCTTCCCCACAGGGGCGCCTATGTCACAGCCACACTATTCTTCAGTCCCAACCTCTTCTTCCCAGCCTTCCATGGGTGGGCCAGTTTTGCAGCAACCCCCTTTCGGTGCAGTACCACCTGCATCTGCCCAGTCTCAGTTCCCTGGCGCCGCACAGCCCCCTGTCTCCCAACCGTCGCCTTACCACTCGGTACCTCCTGCCGCAGCAGCAGGCTTCCCTCCTCCAGGGGGCGCCACAGTCACTGCGCCGCCGAGACATCCAGGAATGCAGGGGCCTCCTTTTGCAAACCAGTCTATGTCAGCCCCCCCAGCATCCCAGCCCAACCACACTGGAGCAGGGATGCCCCCTGGACCACCAATAGGGGGTGTACAGGGCCCCCCACCACAGCCAGGCTTGCAAGGCTTTCACCCACAGCAGAATG GTGCATTTGGGCAGATGAGACCCCCACAGTCTGGCTATGCTGCTCCCTATCCAGGGCAGCAGAATTTCGGCatccagcccccaccccccgccgcAGCACCACCTGCCCAAAAACGGCTGGACCCCGACTCGATCCCCAGTCCG CAAGCCTCTGAAACGCAACCGGTGCAGAAAACGAGGCATAGAATAGACCCAGATGCTATCCCCAGCCCA ATCCAGGTGATCGAGGACGATAAGGCGAACAAAGGGAGTGAGCCCTTCATCacaggggtcaggggtcaggtGCCGCCCCTTGTCACGACCACCTTCCAGGTCAAAGATCAAG GGAATGCCAGCCCCCGTTTTATCCGATGCACGGCATACAACATGCCCTGCACCTCAGACATGGCCAAGCAGTCCCAGGTGCCCCTTGCTGCCATCATCAAGCCTCTTGCCACGTTACCCCCAGACGAG GGCCCACTACATCTTGTTGACCACGGCGAAGGAGGCCCCATCCGCTGCAACCGCTGCAAGGCCTACATGTGCCCCTACATGCAGTTCATCGAGGGTGGCCGCCGCTTCCAGTGCAGCTTCTGCAGCTGCGTCACTGATG TCCCTCCGCATTACTTCCAGCATTTGGACCATACTGGCCGACGCGTCGACTGCTACGAGCGACCTGAGCTCCATTTGGGCAGCTATGAATTCCTGGCCACCGTAGACTACTGCAAG AACAACAAGCTTCCTCAGCCTCCTGCCTTCATTTTTCTCATCGATGTTTCCTATAATGCGGTGAAGAGTGGTCTGGTTGCTGTGGTCTGTGAGGAGCTGAAGACACTTCTGGACCATCTTCCCAG ggAATCCGTTGACGAGGAGTCCCGCATCAGGGTGGGTTTCGTCACTTACAACAAAGTGCTGCACTTCTACAATGTCAAGAGCTCCCTGGCCCAGCCACAAATGATGGTGGTGTCCGACGTGTCCGAAATGTTTGTCCCCCTGCTGGACGGCTTCCTGGTCAGCGTGGGCGAGTCTCGTGTTGTGATCAACAG TTTGCTGGACCAGATCCCGGAAATATTTGCTGACaccagagagacagagactgtGTTTGGACCCGTGGTCCAGGCAGGTCTGGAGGCCCTCAAG GCAGCTGACTGTGCTGGGAAGCTGTTCATCTTCCACTCCTCACTGCCCATCGCTGAGGCCCCTGGAAAACTGAAGAACAGGGAGGACAAGAAGCTTGTGGGCACTGACAAAGAGAAG TCCCTATTCCAGCCCCAAGTGAGCTTCTATGGCAACTTGGCGAAGGAGTGTGTGGCGCAGGGCTGCTGTGTGGACATTTTCCTGTTCCCCAACCAGTTTGTGGATGTGACTACCCTCAGCGTGGTGGCCTGCTCCACCGGGGGCTCTGTCTACAAGTACTCGCACTTCCAG GCACAGACCGACCGGGACCGGTTTCTCAACGACCTCCGGCGGGATGTTCAAAAGCCAATGGGTTTTGATGCAGTGATGAGGGTGAGAACGAGCACAG GTATCCGCGCCACCGACTTCTTTGGCTCGTTCTACATGAGCAACACCACAGACGTGGAGCTCGCAGGCTTGGACAGCGACAAGACGGTCACGGTGGAGTTCCGACATGACGACAAGCTCAGCGAGGACACGGGAGCCTTCATGCAG TGTGCAGTGCTCTACACGAGCTGTAGCGGGCAGAGGAGGCTGCGGGTCCACAACCTGTCTGTCAGCTGCTGCACCCAGCTGGCTGATCTGTACCGCAACTGCGAGACTGACGCCGTCATCAGCTACTTTGCCAAGCATG CTTACCGCACCGTACTCAGCAGCCCCACCAAAAACGTGAGGGATGTCCTCGTGAATCAGTGCGCGCAGATCCTGGCGTGTTACCGCAAGAACTGCGCCAGCCCGTCGTCGGCAGGACAG CTCATTCTACCCGAGTGCATGAAGCTGCTGCCCGTCTACCTGAACTGCGTACTGAAGAGTGATGTTCTGCAGCCCAGCGCCGAGCTCTCCCTGGACGACCGGGCGTACCTGCGCCAACTGGTCTCCTGCATGGACGTGGCTGAGAGCCATGTCTTCTTCTACCCGCGCTTGCTGCCGCtg CAAAAGCTGGACGTGGAGGGTGATGCCCTGCCGGTGGCAATGCGGGACTCGGAGGAGCGTCTCTCCAGAGCGGGGCTTTACCTGTTGGAGAACGGGCTCAACCTCTTCCTCTGGGTGGGGTCTGCCATCCCGCAGGACCTGCTGCATAATGTCTTCGGCACCGCCTCCTTCTCACAAATCGATCCCAACATG ACAAGCTTGCCGGTCCTGGATAACCCGTTTTCAAAGAGGATCAGAGAAATAATCGAATCCATCCGAGCCCAGCGGTCGCGGTACATGAAG CTGATGGTGGTGAAGCAGGATGACCGGCTGGAGATTCTTTTCAAACGCTTCCTAGTGGAAGACAAGAACAGCAGCGGCGGGGCTTCCTATGTGGACTTCCTGTGTCACATGCACAAGGAGATCCGCCAGCTGCTCAGCTAG
- the sec24c gene encoding protein transport protein Sec24C isoform X3, giving the protein MNLNQQPHMASPYAPPQPGYQMYPQPGYGAPHPTQQYAPYNGHTSLYQQGAPPAGQGRAPPVSGAPPVSASDSYSQYAQGNVQNGPPSVPSQPQRPPVSQSYAPATVHPGTQPTYHQPYEAPTTSVQQITGHMAGMHIGGPAPNLAGSTYAPPPSSQPMSSAAFTSTGPPNYTPQLASASQPPSSMSMTPGPPPSMYGAPPTSQPSFPGAPTPPQSAFAGVTPAAPPVSQQSFPTGAPMSQPHYSSVPTSSSQPSMGGPVLQQPPFGAVPPASAQSQFPGAAQPPVSQPSPYHSVPPAAAAGFPPPGGATVTAPPRHPGMQGPPFANQSMSAPPASQPNHTGAGMPPGPPIGGVQGPPPQPGLQGFHPQQNGAFGQMRPPQSGYAAPYPGQQNFGIQPPPPAAAPPAQKRLDPDSIPSPQASETQPVQKTRHRIDPDAIPSPIQVIEDDKANKGSEPFITGVRGQVPPLVTTTFQVKDQGNASPRFIRCTAYNMPCTSDMAKQSQVPLAAIIKPLATLPPDEGPLHLVDHGEGGPIRCNRCKAYMCPYMQFIEGGRRFQCSFCSCVTDVPPHYFQHLDHTGRRVDCYERPELHLGSYEFLATVDYCKNNKLPQPPAFIFLIDVSYNAVKSGLVAVVCEELKTLLDHLPRESVDEESRIRVGFVTYNKVLHFYNVKSSLAQPQMMVVSDVSEMFVPLLDGFLVSVGESRVVINSLLDQIPEIFADTRETETVFGPVVQAGLEALKAADCAGKLFIFHSSLPIAEAPGKLKNREDKKLVGTDKEKSLFQPQVSFYGNLAKECVAQGCCVDIFLFPNQFVDVTTLSVVACSTGGSVYKYSHFQAQTDRDRFLNDLRRDVQKPMGFDAVMRVRTSTGIRATDFFGSFYMSNTTDVELAGLDSDKTVTVEFRHDDKLSEDTGAFMQCAVLYTSCSGQRRLRVHNLSVSCCTQLADLYRNCETDAVISYFAKHAYRTVLSSPTKNVRDVLVNQCAQILACYRKNCASPSSAGQLILPECMKLLPVYLNCVLKSDVLQPSAELSLDDRAYLRQLVSCMDVAESHVFFYPRLLPLQKLDVEGDALPVAMRDSEERLSRAGLYLLENGLNLFLWVGSAIPQDLLHNVFGTASFSQIDPNMTSLPVLDNPFSKRIREIIESIRAQRSRYMKLMVVKQDDRLEILFKRFLVEDKNSSGGASYVDFLCHMHKEIRQLLS; this is encoded by the exons ATgaatttgaaccagcaaccgcACATGGCCTCTCCGTATGCACCCCCACAACCGGGTTACCAGATGTACCCCCAACCCGGCTACGGGGCGCCACACCCCACCCAGCAGTACGCCCCTTACAACGGCCACACCTCTTTGTACCAGCAGGGAGCACCGCCAGCAG GTCAAGGTCGAGCTCCTCCAGTTTCAGGGGCTCCTCCGGTCTCGGCTTCTGATTCCTACAGCCAGTACGCCCAGGGGAATGTGCAGAATGGGCCACCGTCTGTGCCCAGCCAGCCTCAAAG GCCTCCGGTATCCCAGTCCTACGCCCCTGCCACGGTGCATCCTGGCACCCAGCCGACATACCACCAGCCCTATGAGGCTCCGACCACAAGCGTGCAACAGATCACTGGTCACATGGCGGGCATGCACATCGGGGGTCCTGCACCAAACCTCGCTGGCTCTACCTACG ctcCACCCCCATCTTCTCAGCCTATGTCTTCCGCTGCTTTCACGTCTACTGGCCCCCCAAACTATACCCCTCAATTGGCCTCCGCCTCTCAGCCTCCTTCAAGCATGAGCATGACACCCGGACCCCCTCCGTCCATGTACGGAGCCCCTCCCACCTCGCAGCCGTCTTTCCCAGGAGCCCCAACACCCCCCCAGTCTGCCTTTGCAGGAGTTACCCCTGCCGCACCCCCCGTTTCACAGCAGTCCTTCCCCACAGGGGCGCCTATGTCACAGCCACACTATTCTTCAGTCCCAACCTCTTCTTCCCAGCCTTCCATGGGTGGGCCAGTTTTGCAGCAACCCCCTTTCGGTGCAGTACCACCTGCATCTGCCCAGTCTCAGTTCCCTGGCGCCGCACAGCCCCCTGTCTCCCAACCGTCGCCTTACCACTCGGTACCTCCTGCCGCAGCAGCAGGCTTCCCTCCTCCAGGGGGCGCCACAGTCACTGCGCCGCCGAGACATCCAGGAATGCAGGGGCCTCCTTTTGCAAACCAGTCTATGTCAGCCCCCCCAGCATCCCAGCCCAACCACACTGGAGCAGGGATGCCCCCTGGACCACCAATAGGGGGTGTACAGGGCCCCCCACCACAGCCAGGCTTGCAAGGCTTTCACCCACAGCAGAATG GTGCATTTGGGCAGATGAGACCCCCACAGTCTGGCTATGCTGCTCCCTATCCAGGGCAGCAGAATTTCGGCatccagcccccaccccccgccgcAGCACCACCTGCCCAAAAACGGCTGGACCCCGACTCGATCCCCAGTCCG CAAGCCTCTGAAACGCAACCGGTGCAGAAAACGAGGCATAGAATAGACCCAGATGCTATCCCCAGCCCA ATCCAGGTGATCGAGGACGATAAGGCGAACAAAGGGAGTGAGCCCTTCATCacaggggtcaggggtcaggtGCCGCCCCTTGTCACGACCACCTTCCAGGTCAAAGATCAAG GGAATGCCAGCCCCCGTTTTATCCGATGCACGGCATACAACATGCCCTGCACCTCAGACATGGCCAAGCAGTCCCAGGTGCCCCTTGCTGCCATCATCAAGCCTCTTGCCACGTTACCCCCAGACGAG GGCCCACTACATCTTGTTGACCACGGCGAAGGAGGCCCCATCCGCTGCAACCGCTGCAAGGCCTACATGTGCCCCTACATGCAGTTCATCGAGGGTGGCCGCCGCTTCCAGTGCAGCTTCTGCAGCTGCGTCACTGATG TCCCTCCGCATTACTTCCAGCATTTGGACCATACTGGCCGACGCGTCGACTGCTACGAGCGACCTGAGCTCCATTTGGGCAGCTATGAATTCCTGGCCACCGTAGACTACTGCAAG AACAACAAGCTTCCTCAGCCTCCTGCCTTCATTTTTCTCATCGATGTTTCCTATAATGCGGTGAAGAGTGGTCTGGTTGCTGTGGTCTGTGAGGAGCTGAAGACACTTCTGGACCATCTTCCCAG ggAATCCGTTGACGAGGAGTCCCGCATCAGGGTGGGTTTCGTCACTTACAACAAAGTGCTGCACTTCTACAATGTCAAGAGCTCCCTGGCCCAGCCACAAATGATGGTGGTGTCCGACGTGTCCGAAATGTTTGTCCCCCTGCTGGACGGCTTCCTGGTCAGCGTGGGCGAGTCTCGTGTTGTGATCAACAG TTTGCTGGACCAGATCCCGGAAATATTTGCTGACaccagagagacagagactgtGTTTGGACCCGTGGTCCAGGCAGGTCTGGAGGCCCTCAAG GCAGCTGACTGTGCTGGGAAGCTGTTCATCTTCCACTCCTCACTGCCCATCGCTGAGGCCCCTGGAAAACTGAAGAACAGGGAGGACAAGAAGCTTGTGGGCACTGACAAAGAGAAG TCCCTATTCCAGCCCCAAGTGAGCTTCTATGGCAACTTGGCGAAGGAGTGTGTGGCGCAGGGCTGCTGTGTGGACATTTTCCTGTTCCCCAACCAGTTTGTGGATGTGACTACCCTCAGCGTGGTGGCCTGCTCCACCGGGGGCTCTGTCTACAAGTACTCGCACTTCCAG GCACAGACCGACCGGGACCGGTTTCTCAACGACCTCCGGCGGGATGTTCAAAAGCCAATGGGTTTTGATGCAGTGATGAGGGTGAGAACGAGCACAG GTATCCGCGCCACCGACTTCTTTGGCTCGTTCTACATGAGCAACACCACAGACGTGGAGCTCGCAGGCTTGGACAGCGACAAGACGGTCACGGTGGAGTTCCGACATGACGACAAGCTCAGCGAGGACACGGGAGCCTTCATGCAG TGTGCAGTGCTCTACACGAGCTGTAGCGGGCAGAGGAGGCTGCGGGTCCACAACCTGTCTGTCAGCTGCTGCACCCAGCTGGCTGATCTGTACCGCAACTGCGAGACTGACGCCGTCATCAGCTACTTTGCCAAGCATG CTTACCGCACCGTACTCAGCAGCCCCACCAAAAACGTGAGGGATGTCCTCGTGAATCAGTGCGCGCAGATCCTGGCGTGTTACCGCAAGAACTGCGCCAGCCCGTCGTCGGCAGGACAG CTCATTCTACCCGAGTGCATGAAGCTGCTGCCCGTCTACCTGAACTGCGTACTGAAGAGTGATGTTCTGCAGCCCAGCGCCGAGCTCTCCCTGGACGACCGGGCGTACCTGCGCCAACTGGTCTCCTGCATGGACGTGGCTGAGAGCCATGTCTTCTTCTACCCGCGCTTGCTGCCGCtg CAAAAGCTGGACGTGGAGGGTGATGCCCTGCCGGTGGCAATGCGGGACTCGGAGGAGCGTCTCTCCAGAGCGGGGCTTTACCTGTTGGAGAACGGGCTCAACCTCTTCCTCTGGGTGGGGTCTGCCATCCCGCAGGACCTGCTGCATAATGTCTTCGGCACCGCCTCCTTCTCACAAATCGATCCCAACATG ACAAGCTTGCCGGTCCTGGATAACCCGTTTTCAAAGAGGATCAGAGAAATAATCGAATCCATCCGAGCCCAGCGGTCGCGGTACATGAAG CTGATGGTGGTGAAGCAGGATGACCGGCTGGAGATTCTTTTCAAACGCTTCCTAGTGGAAGACAAGAACAGCAGCGGCGGGGCTTCCTATGTGGACTTCCTGTGTCACATGCACAAGGAGATCCGCCAGCTGCTCAGCTAG